A window of Paenibacillus sp. 19GGS1-52 contains these coding sequences:
- a CDS encoding ketoacyl-ACP synthase III — MIGARITAIGSYVPAKRLTNADLERMVETNDEWIVQRTGIRERRISREDEYTSDLCTAAVQDLMKRYGKSVQDVDMILVATSTPDFSSFPSVASLIQHRLNIPLTAGAMDLSAACAGFVYALHTAHSYVASGMHRKVLVIGADTISKITDYTDRSTCILFGDGAGAVLVESDEQSTSFMGFNLGSDGSGAQHVYRTGLSRTLQDIELIDSQLLVQNGREVFRWAVRTVPQGVQQLLHQAGVDLAEVDWFIPHSANMRMIEPICERMNYPIEQVLHSLVNYGNTSAATIPLALDLGIREGKVQNGQRILMYGFGAGLTHAGQLVQLDLDEQKSQPTQG, encoded by the coding sequence TTGATAGGCGCAAGAATTACAGCTATTGGTTCTTATGTTCCGGCCAAAAGACTGACTAATGCCGATCTGGAGCGTATGGTTGAGACTAACGATGAGTGGATTGTCCAGCGGACCGGAATCCGGGAACGCAGAATCAGCCGTGAGGATGAATATACCAGTGATTTATGTACGGCTGCCGTTCAGGATCTGATGAAGCGTTATGGAAAAAGCGTTCAGGATGTGGACATGATCCTTGTGGCTACCAGTACACCTGACTTTTCTTCTTTTCCTTCAGTAGCCTCATTAATTCAACATCGCTTAAATATTCCACTAACTGCAGGGGCTATGGATTTGAGTGCGGCTTGCGCAGGTTTCGTATATGCATTGCATACTGCCCACAGCTATGTAGCTTCCGGAATGCACCGCAAGGTGCTGGTTATTGGCGCGGATACGATCTCCAAGATTACAGATTATACAGATCGTAGTACATGTATCCTATTTGGCGATGGGGCTGGGGCTGTACTTGTAGAAAGTGATGAGCAGTCTACGAGCTTTATGGGCTTCAATTTGGGCAGCGATGGCAGCGGTGCGCAACATGTATACCGTACAGGCCTATCCCGCACCCTGCAAGATATCGAGCTGATCGATTCACAGCTGCTTGTGCAGAATGGGAGAGAGGTTTTTCGGTGGGCGGTAAGAACCGTACCCCAGGGTGTTCAGCAGTTGCTTCATCAGGCAGGGGTTGACCTAGCAGAAGTGGACTGGTTTATTCCGCACAGCGCGAATATGCGGATGATTGAGCCGATCTGCGAAAGAATGAATTATCCTATAGAGCAGGTGCTGCATAGCCTTGTGAATTATGGCAATACTTCTGCAGCTACGATTCCCTTGGCACTTGATTTAGGTATCCGTGAAGGCAAGGTTCAGAATGGCCAGCGGATTCTAATGTACGGCTTTGGAGCAGGACTGACCCATGCCGGACAGCTGGTCCAACTCGATCTGGACGAACAGAAGTCCCAGCCTACTCAAGGATAA
- a CDS encoding VTT domain-containing protein, giving the protein MTESINAWIDWLLQTLGLSGPSILFATLPLALLQSLFGFFPFAILIVLHVSVFNVIGGMLISWLACNVGAVLVYFLFRRYLYSWFDKKWGSKLKRYDKWQRYLDRYGIWTLVLLRTVPIIPNNVINFMAAVSPIKASAFIWGTVLGNMSYIWLFGTISSTLIVPREEWNGFLTWYAVFMVILIGIFIRRHWGHLQEDKRSRMN; this is encoded by the coding sequence ATGACAGAGTCTATAAATGCCTGGATTGATTGGCTGCTGCAAACATTAGGGCTCTCGGGGCCGTCCATTTTGTTCGCGACCCTTCCGCTCGCATTGCTGCAAAGTTTGTTTGGATTTTTCCCATTCGCGATTCTGATTGTCTTGCATGTCTCCGTATTTAACGTAATCGGGGGCATGCTGATCAGCTGGCTGGCCTGCAATGTAGGCGCGGTGCTGGTGTACTTCCTTTTCCGGCGTTACTTGTATAGCTGGTTTGACAAGAAGTGGGGCTCGAAGCTGAAGCGGTATGATAAATGGCAGCGTTATTTAGACCGGTATGGCATATGGACCTTGGTATTGCTGCGGACAGTTCCAATTATCCCGAACAATGTTATTAACTTTATGGCGGCAGTATCGCCGATTAAAGCTTCGGCCTTTATTTGGGGAACGGTGCTGGGCAATATGTCATACATCTGGCTGTTCGGAACGATCAGTTCTACCCTCATTGTGCCGCGGGAAGAGTGGAATGGCTTTCTAACCTGGTACGCTGTGTTCATGGTGATTCTTATCGGCATCTTTATCCGGAGACACTGGGGCCATCTGCAGGAAGATAAACGGAGCAGAATGAACTGA
- the yunB gene encoding sporulation protein YunB: MGRTKKWGSRRLRIPDLGRLRLPKMSWDGIPRPAGRSPAFKARPSKAGIWPTGTRFEAKRGRNRVKLTGREERKQATSSGIQKIRKPRSRRKFWLIISLLLIVVVLQSLRYVELHLKPPILYLAQIRVKQIATESINKAISSQVASGGNAEELIDWKTDKNGKISGFMLNYAEHMRITSKAAEVIQSTLQQLHNQTEYIPLGQALGSPLIASFGPDIPIKIQPQGAVKVELNTRQQNAGINMILVEVFIHIVTEVAVVIPFDMEPQVVDTEIPVSYLMVVGDVPMYYYDNQGQPVGTNGSSAPGIAIPTPSLNGNNSGTSESSTNKEGNSTTNQSSGVVAVPETDVNNTGNSNAGTVTP; encoded by the coding sequence ATGGGCAGAACAAAAAAATGGGGGAGCCGAAGGCTGAGAATACCCGATCTTGGCCGCCTAAGGCTGCCGAAAATGAGCTGGGACGGCATACCAAGACCTGCAGGGAGAAGCCCGGCGTTTAAGGCGAGACCCAGCAAGGCAGGGATTTGGCCAACGGGGACACGCTTTGAAGCTAAGCGGGGGCGGAATAGGGTGAAATTGACCGGTAGGGAAGAAAGAAAACAAGCAACTTCCAGCGGAATACAGAAGATACGTAAGCCACGTAGCCGTCGTAAGTTCTGGTTGATCATCTCTCTATTGCTGATAGTAGTTGTACTGCAGAGCCTGCGCTATGTTGAGCTGCATTTGAAGCCGCCCATCTTGTATTTGGCGCAGATTCGTGTGAAGCAAATCGCCACGGAGTCGATTAATAAGGCGATTTCCTCTCAGGTCGCGAGTGGAGGCAATGCCGAGGAGCTGATTGACTGGAAGACCGATAAGAATGGGAAAATATCGGGTTTTATGCTTAACTACGCGGAGCATATGCGTATTACTTCCAAAGCGGCAGAAGTGATTCAGTCTACATTGCAGCAGCTCCATAATCAGACAGAGTATATTCCACTCGGTCAGGCGCTGGGCAGTCCGTTGATCGCTTCTTTTGGACCGGATATCCCGATCAAGATTCAGCCGCAGGGTGCGGTTAAGGTTGAACTCAACACCCGTCAGCAAAATGCCGGAATCAATATGATTCTGGTCGAGGTCTTTATTCATATCGTGACCGAAGTCGCGGTGGTGATTCCCTTTGATATGGAGCCACAGGTTGTCGATACAGAAATTCCCGTATCCTATCTGATGGTGGTTGGTGATGTGCCGATGTATTATTACGATAACCAAGGCCAGCCTGTGGGTACAAATGGAAGCAGTGCACCTGGCATTGCGATTCCGACCCCTTCGCTAAACGGGAATAATTCAGGGACATCGGAAAGTTCAACTAATAAAGAGGGGAATAGCACCACCAATCAGAGTAGCGGTGTAGTAGCAGTTCCAGAGACCGATGTGAATAACACGGGTAATAGTAATGCTGGGACGGTTACGCCATAG
- a CDS encoding glycoside hydrolase family 2 protein, with amino-acid sequence MRIQEHWKLRDFDLGETNDLEVAAPQYDDYFWMAAEVPGDVHSTLKEHGLIEDPFFGHNDQKCRWVEEKVWWYRTVFQYSGDLIPGEKIALIFEGLDTFATAYLNGVELGSTENMFIAFSFEVTRELQAGANTLAVKFDPVHYRVGSQAVSSYWSGYSKERVWTRKNQSHFGWDWGPRLVTAGIWKEVRLEKRRYAKLDNVYARTVNLNEGQADIEISMDLLVWERNKTYKALIELKAEGETVKNSILPIEMSQGFHSDGAIMGTLLHGTTNMVIEEAKLWWTHDLGTPYLYDLVVTVLADDEAIDTYKQPFGLRLIELKQSDENGEPAFTFFLNGVKVFAKGANWIPIDSFVATVPEQRYKHLIAMSKDAHMNMLRVWGGGIYERDIFYDECDRLGILVWQDFMFACALYPDYNRNFMDMVRREVEQVTKRLRNRTCLALWCGNNENDWLYEALHSNGAIPHPYYGEKINHELMPALLQQLDLSRTFWPSSPYGGNDHNSRQVGDSHNWQVWHGNREPRIFGEPQVQDYSVEGLSFKKFKEDDTKFASEFGMHASANRYTLQRNVPDSKLIWGSKEMMNRNKDINHLKGMMIMEGYTGVPADLEEYINYSMLTQAEGLKYGIEHYRRHKPETSGALFWQLNDCWPGTSWSVIDYYGLPKAAYHYARKFFHPVLLTAEYTPGDQEIMLWALNDTRVRFVDTAHLEVFNMLGQSLFHTSYAVSVEAVGKCQLVLLKVEDLLQGYAASEVVCTLRWASGTGEEQFFYLLDYKEMQYEPAHVEATVNEAEQTVTVTTDRVARMVRLEIAQEWLQWEDNFFDLIPGSSRTIRVKQADGQTIPWNTLSISAMNSQR; translated from the coding sequence ATGAGAATACAAGAGCACTGGAAGCTGCGTGATTTTGATCTAGGAGAAACTAATGACCTGGAAGTGGCAGCACCCCAATATGATGATTACTTCTGGATGGCTGCGGAAGTGCCGGGAGATGTTCATTCAACACTTAAAGAGCATGGACTCATTGAGGACCCCTTCTTCGGACATAACGACCAGAAATGCCGCTGGGTGGAGGAGAAGGTATGGTGGTATCGGACGGTATTTCAATATAGTGGAGACTTGATTCCCGGCGAGAAAATAGCGCTTATCTTTGAGGGCTTGGATACATTTGCCACCGCTTATTTGAATGGGGTCGAGCTTGGGTCCACGGAGAATATGTTTATCGCTTTTTCTTTTGAGGTCACCAGAGAATTGCAGGCCGGAGCTAATACCCTTGCTGTGAAATTTGATCCGGTACATTATCGGGTGGGAAGCCAGGCTGTGTCGAGCTATTGGTCCGGTTACAGCAAGGAGCGTGTGTGGACACGGAAAAATCAGAGTCATTTTGGCTGGGATTGGGGGCCGCGTCTGGTTACAGCAGGTATTTGGAAAGAGGTACGCTTAGAGAAACGGCGATATGCGAAGCTGGACAATGTCTATGCACGAACGGTAAATTTGAATGAAGGGCAGGCCGACATTGAGATATCTATGGATCTGCTGGTCTGGGAGCGGAATAAAACATATAAGGCCCTTATTGAGTTGAAGGCTGAGGGAGAGACCGTCAAGAATAGTATATTGCCTATAGAGATGAGCCAAGGCTTCCACTCGGACGGTGCGATTATGGGCACTCTTCTTCATGGCACTACCAACATGGTGATCGAAGAGGCTAAGCTATGGTGGACTCATGATCTGGGAACTCCTTATCTCTACGATTTAGTGGTTACGGTGTTGGCGGATGACGAGGCCATAGATACGTATAAACAGCCCTTTGGACTTCGCCTGATCGAGCTTAAGCAAAGTGATGAGAACGGGGAACCCGCGTTTACTTTTTTCCTAAACGGAGTCAAAGTGTTCGCCAAAGGAGCCAACTGGATTCCAATCGACAGCTTTGTCGCAACGGTACCGGAGCAGCGCTATAAGCACTTGATCGCCATGTCAAAGGACGCCCATATGAACATGCTCCGCGTATGGGGCGGGGGCATTTACGAAAGAGACATCTTTTATGATGAGTGCGACCGGTTAGGCATCTTGGTCTGGCAGGATTTCATGTTCGCTTGTGCGCTATACCCCGATTACAATCGAAATTTCATGGATATGGTGCGCCGTGAAGTGGAGCAGGTGACCAAACGGCTGCGGAACCGGACTTGCCTGGCCTTATGGTGTGGCAATAATGAGAATGATTGGCTCTATGAAGCGCTTCACAGTAACGGAGCGATCCCCCATCCCTACTATGGAGAGAAAATCAACCATGAGCTTATGCCTGCTCTTCTGCAGCAGTTGGATTTATCGCGGACCTTCTGGCCGAGCTCACCGTATGGAGGGAACGACCATAACTCCAGACAAGTGGGAGATTCTCATAACTGGCAGGTATGGCATGGCAACAGAGAGCCGCGTATTTTTGGTGAGCCACAAGTGCAGGATTATAGCGTAGAAGGCTTGTCCTTCAAAAAGTTTAAAGAGGACGATACTAAATTTGCCAGTGAGTTCGGGATGCATGCCTCAGCTAATCGGTACACTTTACAGCGAAACGTCCCTGATTCCAAGCTGATCTGGGGCAGTAAGGAAATGATGAACCGCAACAAGGATATTAACCATCTTAAAGGGATGATGATAATGGAAGGTTATACAGGTGTTCCGGCAGACTTGGAGGAGTACATCAATTATTCCATGCTTACCCAAGCGGAAGGTTTAAAATACGGAATCGAGCACTACCGCCGACATAAACCGGAGACAAGCGGGGCCTTGTTCTGGCAGTTAAATGACTGCTGGCCGGGTACTAGCTGGTCGGTCATCGATTACTACGGTTTACCGAAGGCAGCTTATCATTATGCCCGGAAATTCTTCCATCCGGTGCTGCTTACCGCCGAATATACCCCAGGTGATCAAGAGATTATGCTGTGGGCTCTGAACGATACACGAGTAAGATTCGTGGATACTGCACATTTGGAAGTCTTCAATATGCTGGGACAAAGCTTGTTTCATACGTCATATGCAGTTTCTGTAGAAGCTGTGGGCAAATGCCAGCTTGTCCTTTTGAAAGTGGAGGATTTACTTCAAGGATACGCAGCCTCCGAGGTAGTCTGTACTTTGCGCTGGGCAAGTGGAACGGGGGAGGAGCAATTCTTTTATTTGCTGGATTATAAGGAGATGCAGTATGAGCCTGCTCATGTTGAAGCTACAGTGAATGAAGCAGAGCAGACCGTTACTGTGACCACGGATCGGGTGGCCCGGATGGTGAGGCTGGAAATCGCCCAGGAGTGGTTGCAGTGGGAAGATAATTTCTTCGACCTGATCCCTGGCAGTTCGCGCACGATTAGGGTTAAGCAGGCGGATGGACAGACGATTCCCTGGAATACTCTGAGCATTTCGGCAATGAATAGCCAACGCTAA
- a CDS encoding alpha/beta fold hydrolase yields MDSCLFIHGFTGGEYEISPLSEYMEQHHYRSITFTLKGHGGSRQDLLHSDRHDWQRSAENELTKLLKTNEAVHLIGFSTGALIASQLSVQYKPRIKSLTLLSTPVFPLNPIELLKTFASLSMLRNYISKFGSTPAKATREFQRLVRESFDVYPQIETPTLIVQGKRDHLVKSKSANYLQQVIPTSHKQVLMVDNSGHMVCHCEDKDWIMNEVLKFIQRVG; encoded by the coding sequence ATGGATAGCTGTTTATTTATTCACGGCTTCACCGGTGGCGAATACGAAATCTCTCCGTTGTCCGAGTATATGGAGCAGCATCATTACCGTTCGATAACCTTTACACTGAAAGGACATGGTGGAAGCAGGCAAGATTTGCTGCATTCCGACAGACATGATTGGCAGCGGAGTGCTGAGAATGAATTGACCAAGCTATTAAAGACGAATGAAGCAGTTCATCTCATTGGCTTTTCCACCGGAGCACTGATTGCCTCCCAGCTATCTGTACAGTATAAACCACGGATTAAATCGCTCACTTTATTGTCTACCCCTGTTTTCCCGCTGAATCCAATCGAACTGCTCAAGACCTTTGCCAGCCTCTCCATGCTTAGAAATTATATTAGCAAATTTGGTTCCACCCCTGCTAAGGCGACCAGAGAGTTTCAACGTCTAGTCCGTGAGAGCTTTGATGTGTATCCACAGATTGAAACTCCGACCTTGATTGTACAGGGTAAACGTGACCACCTTGTAAAGTCCAAAAGTGCTAATTACTTGCAGCAAGTAATCCCGACTAGTCACAAACAGGTACTAATGGTGGACAATAGCGGTCATATGGTTTGTCATTGCGAGGACAAGGACTGGATCATGAATGAAGTGCTGAAGTTTATCCAGCGAGTAGGGTAG
- a CDS encoding LacI family DNA-binding transcriptional regulator: MNIKKIAEMAGVSVSTVSKIMNNYTDVSEKTKQRVLEIIEQTGYSPSNSAKTLATRKSNLIGVIFAGEFNVDFTHPFFVEVLNSFKKQMGVLGYDLIFFSNEKFISGGDYFSRCLHFHVDGCVIISGQKMETAIRDLDMSSIPCIGVDLELKGKKSGYVMSDNFQISSKVVEHFYLLGYRELGFIGSTSDSDISNQREAGYIKAIEGFGLNVNEKWFVHGDDFFEPSGYTAMQQLIQSGSLPKAIFAASDLLALGAIRALKEHGLRIPEDMAVIGCDDIEACKYTSPTLTTIRQNKQRLGVLAAHMLFDLINNQSEGGSFVVEPALIVRESCGSSLSNYFPQ, translated from the coding sequence TTGAATATTAAAAAAATTGCCGAAATGGCGGGCGTTTCTGTCTCCACAGTTTCGAAGATTATGAATAATTATACGGATGTTTCCGAAAAGACAAAACAAAGAGTGCTGGAGATCATCGAACAGACTGGTTATTCGCCTTCCAACTCGGCCAAAACACTGGCTACCAGAAAGTCGAATCTGATCGGTGTTATTTTTGCCGGTGAGTTTAATGTTGATTTTACGCATCCTTTTTTTGTAGAGGTCCTCAATTCCTTCAAGAAGCAGATGGGTGTACTGGGGTACGATCTCATTTTCTTTTCGAACGAGAAGTTTATTAGTGGTGGGGATTATTTCTCCAGGTGTCTTCATTTCCATGTGGATGGCTGCGTAATTATCTCCGGGCAGAAGATGGAAACCGCGATCCGTGACCTCGACATGAGCAGCATTCCTTGTATTGGCGTTGATCTTGAGCTTAAAGGCAAGAAGTCGGGTTATGTGATGTCCGATAATTTCCAGATCTCCTCCAAGGTCGTAGAGCATTTCTATTTGCTTGGCTACAGAGAACTGGGTTTTATCGGCAGTACCTCAGATTCAGATATCTCCAACCAGCGGGAAGCAGGTTATATCAAGGCTATCGAAGGTTTTGGCCTGAATGTCAATGAGAAGTGGTTTGTGCATGGCGACGATTTTTTTGAGCCCAGCGGCTATACTGCTATGCAGCAGTTAATTCAATCCGGCAGTCTGCCCAAAGCAATCTTCGCCGCCTCAGATTTATTGGCACTGGGAGCTATTCGCGCCTTGAAGGAACACGGCCTCCGTATTCCTGAGGATATGGCCGTTATCGGCTGTGATGATATTGAAGCCTGCAAATATACAAGTCCTACGCTGACTACCATCCGCCAGAACAAACAACGGCTTGGTGTTCTCGCCGCCCACATGCTGTTTGACCTCATTAATAATCAGTCAGAGGGTGGCTCTTTCGTAGTTGAACCTGCACTGATCGTCCGCGAATCCTGCGGCAGCAGCTTAAGTAATTACTTCCCGCAATAA
- a CDS encoding alpha-amylase family glycosyl hydrolase, with product MKRKLWFIPILITSMILSIVINLFVVSPVKVSAASIGTVTENDTIYQIMVDRFNDGDSSNNATGTAIRYGETSEDDFRYMKGGDWQGIIDKLSYIKNMGYTAIWISPVAEPQMTNRDNNGTGKNTAYHGYNVKDPNAANPYFGTKEKLKELVDSAHALGIKVVIDVVPNHIGDYMLGSQAYYDIPTLQPVAPFNNPAWYHHNGDINWSLTDGRYDQWAQDYLENHDLGGLDDIDFDVPAAKEAVFNSIKGWFDYTGADGARVDAAKLIKPTDIGALQNLLGVNTFGENFDGNAEFVSRWVGSGKEWGMLDFPLFFSVLNSFAYGQSFDSNIKSTLALDSYYNGNANHMVTFIDNHDRNRFLTEAGGSVEKMQNALTFIFTVRGTPVVFQGTEQNKGNGNSQIMTGGIADTWNRWSMVKRDASGNVIENYFNENTSTYKYVAKLNEIRKNNPALRTGTQREMWSAQNLYAFSRRIDSGSNLGQEAISVFSNAASGSQTATIPLRAESTLSVGTVLINQLNTSDTVTVQAGGATGKQITVTVGANAAKIYAKQQQPVDTVAPTVPTGVNATVQSASSVQVSWTASTDVVGVTGYEIYRNGVKVGTSATTSYTDTGLSANTTYTYTVKAFDAAANLSVLSAIATVTTPVGNNVTIYYKQGYTTPYIHYRPVGGTWTTSPGVAIPASEVSGYNKITINIGSAAQLEACFNNGSGTWDSNGGSNYLFGTGTWTYTPTGTIVSGGPAVPTATPTATPTPTVTPTATPTPTPTVAPTPTVTPTPTATPIGNTVKVYYKNVAFSNSYIHYKLDGSTVWTTAPGVQMTTSGFAGYATADIPLGTSVGLTAAFNNGSGTWDSNGGSNYHFAAGTWSLVNGSIAAGEPQADSVTFRVSVPATTPASGPIYLTGSFNSWNAADAAYQLTKGSDGVYSIKLSLPAGTAVQYKLTRGTWATVETATGGGDIANRALTPSGGAQTVTLTVQRWKDQ from the coding sequence ATGAAACGCAAGTTATGGTTTATACCTATTCTGATTACGTCCATGATTCTTTCTATTGTCATTAATTTATTCGTCGTATCACCGGTTAAGGTGAGTGCAGCCAGCATAGGTACAGTTACCGAGAATGACACTATTTACCAGATTATGGTTGACCGCTTCAACGATGGAGACTCTTCCAACAATGCGACCGGCACAGCTATTCGCTACGGTGAAACCTCGGAAGATGACTTCCGATATATGAAAGGCGGCGACTGGCAAGGGATTATTGACAAGCTGTCCTATATCAAAAATATGGGTTATACAGCCATTTGGATTTCCCCAGTAGCCGAGCCGCAGATGACCAACCGGGATAACAATGGAACCGGAAAAAACACAGCTTATCACGGGTATAACGTGAAGGACCCTAACGCAGCAAATCCCTACTTTGGAACGAAGGAGAAGCTGAAGGAACTGGTTGATTCGGCACATGCACTCGGCATCAAGGTAGTTATTGATGTGGTTCCGAATCATATCGGGGATTATATGCTCGGCAGCCAGGCGTATTATGATATTCCTACACTACAACCGGTAGCCCCTTTTAACAATCCGGCCTGGTATCATCACAATGGGGATATTAACTGGTCGCTTACAGACGGAAGATATGATCAGTGGGCGCAGGATTATTTGGAGAATCACGACCTGGGCGGGTTGGATGATATCGACTTTGATGTTCCTGCAGCCAAGGAGGCTGTATTCAATTCCATCAAAGGGTGGTTTGACTATACGGGAGCCGATGGAGCTCGTGTTGATGCTGCCAAGCTGATAAAACCAACGGATATTGGGGCCTTGCAAAATCTGCTTGGTGTCAACACGTTTGGCGAGAATTTTGACGGTAATGCCGAATTTGTCTCACGCTGGGTTGGCAGCGGGAAGGAATGGGGAATGCTGGATTTTCCGCTGTTCTTCTCAGTTCTTAACAGCTTTGCCTACGGACAATCCTTTGATTCCAATATCAAAAGTACGTTGGCACTAGACTCCTACTACAATGGAAATGCCAACCATATGGTTACCTTTATCGACAATCATGACCGCAACCGTTTTCTGACGGAAGCCGGGGGAAGCGTAGAGAAGATGCAGAATGCCTTAACCTTCATCTTTACGGTACGAGGCACCCCAGTTGTTTTTCAGGGAACGGAGCAGAACAAAGGGAATGGCAACAGCCAGATTATGACGGGGGGAATTGCCGATACTTGGAACCGCTGGTCGATGGTGAAGCGGGATGCTAGTGGCAATGTTATTGAGAATTATTTTAATGAGAATACAAGCACTTATAAGTATGTAGCCAAGCTGAACGAAATCCGTAAAAACAATCCGGCCCTGCGTACAGGCACACAACGTGAAATGTGGTCGGCCCAGAATCTCTATGCCTTCTCACGGCGTATAGACAGCGGAAGCAATCTAGGTCAGGAGGCCATCTCCGTATTTAGCAACGCTGCCAGCGGTTCACAGACCGCAACGATTCCACTGCGTGCTGAGAGTACGCTCTCGGTAGGAACCGTACTGATTAACCAGTTGAATACTTCGGATACAGTTACTGTGCAAGCTGGAGGTGCAACCGGCAAACAGATTACAGTGACTGTCGGAGCCAATGCTGCGAAGATCTATGCTAAACAGCAGCAGCCAGTAGATACAGTGGCTCCTACTGTCCCAACGGGCGTGAATGCCACAGTGCAGAGCGCTTCAAGCGTTCAAGTAAGCTGGACGGCATCCACTGATGTTGTGGGTGTAACTGGCTATGAAATTTACCGCAATGGTGTAAAGGTTGGGACCTCTGCAACAACCTCTTATACGGATACTGGGTTATCTGCGAACACGACCTACACCTATACTGTAAAAGCTTTTGATGCCGCAGCCAATCTATCGGTGCTAAGCGCAATTGCAACAGTGACGACTCCTGTGGGGAACAACGTTACCATTTATTATAAGCAGGGCTATACTACACCGTATATTCATTACCGTCCTGTGGGAGGAACCTGGACGACATCGCCGGGTGTGGCTATACCGGCCTCGGAAGTGAGCGGATATAACAAAATCACGATCAATATCGGCTCCGCAGCCCAGCTTGAAGCCTGCTTCAACAATGGCTCCGGCACCTGGGATAGCAACGGTGGCAGCAATTACCTGTTCGGCACCGGAACATGGACCTATACGCCGACTGGAACGATTGTATCGGGCGGACCAGCGGTCCCTACCGCGACGCCGACAGCTACACCAACCCCAACGGTGACACCGACAGCAACACCAACACCGACGCCAACCGTGGCGCCAACACCAACGGTCACACCAACACCGACAGCTACGCCAATAGGAAACACCGTGAAGGTCTACTATAAGAATGTTGCCTTTAGTAATTCTTATATCCATTACAAGCTAGATGGCTCAACAGTCTGGACGACGGCTCCAGGCGTACAGATGACAACTTCCGGCTTTGCGGGTTATGCAACAGCGGATATCCCACTGGGCACCTCAGTCGGGCTGACGGCAGCCTTCAATAATGGCAGTGGAACGTGGGACAGCAACGGCGGCAGCAATTATCATTTTGCCGCAGGAACCTGGAGCCTCGTGAATGGCAGTATTGCAGCCGGTGAGCCACAGGCGGACAGCGTCACCTTCCGTGTAAGCGTTCCGGCAACTACACCAGCCAGCGGGCCGATCTATCTCACGGGTTCGTTCAACAGCTGGAATGCGGCAGATGCGGCTTACCAGCTAACCAAAGGCAGCGATGGGGTATATTCGATTAAGCTGAGTCTCCCCGCTGGAACTGCAGTGCAGTATAAGCTCACGCGGGGAACGTGGGCAACCGTGGAGACTGCAACGGGTGGTGGAGATATCGCCAACCGGGCGCTGACACCATCCGGTGGCGCACAAACAGTAACACTGACGGTGCAGCGCTGGAAGGATCAATAA